One genomic region from Candidatus Chlorobium masyuteum encodes:
- the nfo gene encoding deoxyribonuclease IV, protein MKRVGAHVSIAGGVENAPLQATTIGAKAFALFTKNQRQWRAPKLETSSIDAFLKNCSDGGFKPQHILPHDSYLINLGSPDPEKRQVSRDAFIGEMQRVEALQLTLLNFHPGSHLKEISEGECLRLIAESINRALDATKGVTAVIENTAGQGSNLGYRFEQLASIIDQIEDKTRAGVCLDTCHLFASGYDLSSAAAAEATFSEFDRIVGLHYLRGMHLNDAMQPKGSRIDRHASIGKGTIGVEAFSYIMNNPEFEEIPLILETPDSDQWPEEIKLLYSFEH, encoded by the coding sequence ATGAAACGAGTCGGCGCCCATGTAAGCATCGCCGGAGGAGTTGAAAATGCTCCGCTTCAGGCTACAACTATCGGGGCAAAAGCCTTTGCGCTCTTTACCAAAAATCAGCGCCAGTGGAGAGCACCAAAACTTGAGACCTCATCAATAGATGCATTTTTGAAAAACTGTAGCGACGGGGGGTTCAAGCCTCAGCACATCCTGCCGCATGACAGCTACCTGATCAATCTCGGCAGCCCCGATCCGGAGAAGCGCCAGGTTTCGCGTGATGCTTTTATCGGGGAGATGCAGCGGGTGGAAGCGCTCCAGCTTACCCTGCTGAACTTTCATCCCGGCAGCCATCTGAAAGAGATAAGCGAGGGGGAGTGCCTCAGGCTGATTGCCGAATCGATCAACCGGGCGCTTGACGCCACAAAAGGGGTTACCGCTGTTATTGAAAACACAGCCGGTCAGGGAAGCAATCTCGGATACCGCTTCGAACAGCTCGCATCGATTATTGATCAGATCGAGGATAAAACACGGGCCGGGGTCTGCCTCGACACCTGCCATCTCTTTGCCAGCGGTTACGACCTCAGTTCAGCCGCAGCGGCTGAAGCCACCTTCAGCGAGTTCGACCGTATTGTAGGGCTGCACTATCTGCGGGGAATGCACCTGAATGACGCCATGCAGCCGAAGGGCAGCCGCATAGACCGCCATGCAAGTATCGGCAAGGGGACAATCGGTGTGGAGGCGTTCAGCTACATCATGAACAATCCCGAATTTGAAGAGATCCCGTTGATCCTTGAAACCCCCGACTCCGACCAGTGGCCCGAAGAGATAAAACTCCTCTACTCGTTCGAACACTAA